Proteins encoded together in one Amblyomma americanum isolate KBUSLIRL-KWMA chromosome 1, ASM5285725v1, whole genome shotgun sequence window:
- the LOC144097591 gene encoding uncharacterized protein LOC144097591: MCTGLKDTTTVKYPGPLPVQEPAPRPSSAPPRLGTATSQQTALPLGVGRSREQHQLQAGAQPQPQLQPQWQFVAWPHRNAGSFYVLHVPSLQDCAQQDTQPSHGRRWPGDN; the protein is encoded by the exons ATGTGCACTGGCCTCAAAGACACTACGACGGTCAAATATCCAGGTCCGTTACCGGTGCAG GAACCAGCGCCAAGGCCCAGCAGCGCCCCACCGCGGCTCGGCACGGCCACGTCTCAACAGACGGCGCTTCCGTTGGGTGTCGGTCGTTCAAGAGAACAGCACCAGCTGCAGGCAGGCGCGCAGCCACAGCCGCAGCTGCAACCGCAGTGGCAGTTCGTGGCATGGCCGCATCGCAACGCGGGAAGTTTCTACGTACTGCACGTACCATCGTTGCAGGACTGTGCTCAGCAAGATACGCAGCCATCACACGGACGCCGAT GGCCAGGTGACAACTAA